A portion of the Celeribacter baekdonensis genome contains these proteins:
- a CDS encoding isopenicillin N synthase family dioxygenase, which yields MQTDTPQTNTTQTDFPLLDLAAFAAADAANKAKIAAEVDRICIETGFLAVTGHGVPQPVIDAIWDKARGFFDLAPETKHAVAPAPGAPYGYLGPGTEALAKSRGEDTPPDLKESFNGGPLSIPPGETDPDALAFCYAPTPWPDMPDFRAAWRAYYAEMEALAARIMEVFALALNLPQDHFAPFIDTPISALRALNYPAQDSAPKENQLRAGAHTDYGSLTILLPEPGSRGLEILTPEGDWRGVPPIEGAFVINIGDLMTLWTAGRWTSTLHRVVTPPDWATKRRMSLAFFHQPNWHAEITPLSGANAETVSSGPYLMAKFAAANG from the coding sequence ATGCAAACCGACACGCCCCAAACCAACACGACCCAAACCGATTTCCCTCTGCTCGACCTCGCCGCTTTTGCCGCAGCCGATGCTGCCAACAAGGCCAAGATCGCCGCCGAGGTGGATCGCATCTGTATCGAAACCGGGTTTCTCGCCGTCACCGGTCATGGCGTACCGCAGCCGGTGATCGACGCGATCTGGGACAAGGCGCGCGGCTTTTTCGATCTCGCGCCCGAGACCAAACACGCGGTCGCCCCTGCACCCGGCGCGCCCTATGGCTACCTTGGGCCAGGCACCGAAGCCTTGGCCAAATCACGCGGCGAAGACACGCCGCCCGACCTGAAGGAAAGCTTCAATGGCGGACCTTTGAGCATCCCTCCCGGCGAGACCGATCCAGACGCTTTGGCCTTTTGCTATGCCCCCACACCTTGGCCAGACATGCCCGATTTCCGCGCGGCGTGGCGCGCCTATTATGCTGAAATGGAGGCGCTCGCCGCCCGGATCATGGAGGTCTTTGCTCTCGCCCTCAATCTGCCGCAGGACCATTTCGCGCCCTTTATCGACACGCCAATCTCGGCGTTGCGCGCGCTCAATTACCCAGCCCAAGACAGCGCGCCGAAAGAAAACCAACTGCGCGCCGGGGCGCATACCGATTACGGTTCGCTCACCATCCTGTTGCCCGAACCCGGCTCGCGCGGTCTTGAAATCCTCACACCTGAAGGCGATTGGCGCGGTGTGCCGCCCATTGAGGGCGCGTTTGTGATCAACATCGGCGATCTCATGACGCTTTGGACGGCTGGGCGCTGGACCTCGACCCTGCACCGTGTTGTCACCCCGCCCGATTGGGCCACCAAACGGCGCATGTCCTTGGCGTTTTTTCACCAACCCAATTGGCACGCCGAGATCACCCCTTTGTCCGGCGCAAATGCGGAAACCGTCAGTTCCGGCCCCTATCTGATGGCTAAATTTGCCGCCGCCAACGGCTGA
- a CDS encoding EF-hand domain-containing protein → MKRNTFVSALAFVAVLGGSVAAFAAGGPNTPDQMGGMRGGMKTERGQGFMPFGPEFDFATVDTDGDGKLSMAEMDAFKAARFAEVDADGNGTVDAAELMAHHEAQRMARMQARVETMIKNRDTNGDGVLSAEEMSNAPRVSLFDRLDQDDDGMISQEELALMQQRMQGHMKDDGRPGMKTPGQGRN, encoded by the coding sequence ATGAAACGCAATACATTTGTCTCCGCCCTCGCTTTTGTTGCCGTGCTGGGTGGGTCCGTCGCGGCCTTTGCCGCTGGTGGTCCGAACACTCCCGATCAAATGGGCGGGATGCGCGGCGGTATGAAAACGGAACGCGGACAGGGCTTTATGCCGTTTGGGCCGGAGTTTGATTTTGCCACGGTAGATACCGATGGCGACGGCAAACTGTCCATGGCCGAGATGGATGCGTTCAAAGCGGCACGGTTTGCCGAGGTGGATGCGGATGGCAACGGCACAGTGGATGCCGCCGAATTGATGGCGCATCACGAGGCACAGCGCATGGCCCGTATGCAAGCCCGTGTTGAGACCATGATCAAAAACCGCGACACCAATGGTGATGGCGTGTTGAGCGCCGAAGAAATGAGCAACGCCCCCCGCGTGAGTCTGTTTGATCGGTTGGACCAAGACGACGATGGTATGATCAGCCAAGAAGAACTGGCGCTGATGCAACAGCGGATGCAGGGGCATATGAAAGACGACGGACGTCCCGGTATGAAAACGCCGGGTCAAGGCCGGAACTAA
- a CDS encoding lipoprotein-releasing ABC transporter permease subunit, whose protein sequence is MTQAKSTKPFSRFEWKIAWAYLRARREEGGVSVMTWISLIGITLAVAALIITLAVRTGFRDEFVATILGSNAHVTVYSSIYVDEAGQTARTIPDYAQWATSLAAVPGVTRAAPLVKGQVLASFNGNNAGVEIYGIAPADLMTIPRVAITPDEQWGDVTRFSEGVAIGSGVARELGVTVGDKIKLISPDGAKTAFGTSPRVSSFDVVYVFSAGRYDIDKTRVYLPFGQAQTYFNRGDTADEIEVMVTHPEAVDEMTLPLLQAVGERGLVWTWRDASGSFLRALDIEDNVMFVILSVLVLIAAMNIVSGLIMLVKNKGRDIGILRTIGLTEASVLRIFFICGSLTGVVGTLFGVLIGALFAIYIDQIMSFVNWMNGGGAWDPSIRGIYALPAELRAADVLKAVSLSLGLSFVVTIFPARRAARMNPVEALRYE, encoded by the coding sequence ATGACACAGGCCAAATCAACCAAGCCCTTCTCGCGTTTTGAGTGGAAAATCGCATGGGCCTATTTGCGGGCCCGGCGAGAAGAGGGCGGCGTCTCGGTGATGACGTGGATCTCTTTGATCGGCATCACTTTGGCGGTGGCGGCGCTGATCATCACGCTGGCCGTGCGCACCGGGTTTCGCGATGAATTCGTCGCCACGATCCTCGGCTCCAACGCCCATGTGACGGTCTATTCCTCGATCTATGTCGATGAGGCGGGCCAAACCGCGCGCACCATTCCGGACTATGCGCAATGGGCGACATCGCTTGCGGCCGTGCCCGGCGTCACCCGCGCAGCACCTTTGGTGAAGGGACAGGTTTTGGCCTCGTTCAACGGCAACAACGCCGGGGTTGAGATTTACGGCATCGCCCCAGCGGACCTGATGACCATCCCCCGCGTGGCGATCACTCCGGACGAACAGTGGGGCGATGTCACCCGCTTCAGTGAGGGCGTTGCCATAGGCTCCGGTGTGGCGCGCGAATTGGGCGTGACGGTTGGCGATAAGATCAAATTGATTTCGCCCGACGGGGCCAAAACCGCCTTTGGCACAAGCCCGCGCGTGTCCTCTTTCGATGTCGTCTATGTCTTTTCCGCGGGCCGCTATGACATTGATAAAACACGGGTTTACCTGCCATTCGGGCAGGCGCAAACTTATTTCAACCGGGGCGACACTGCCGATGAGATCGAGGTCATGGTGACCCACCCCGAAGCGGTCGATGAGATGACCCTTCCATTGCTGCAAGCGGTAGGGGAGCGCGGGCTGGTGTGGACGTGGCGCGATGCCTCGGGATCGTTCCTGCGCGCGCTTGATATTGAGGACAATGTGATGTTCGTCATCCTTTCAGTCCTTGTGTTGATTGCGGCGATGAATATCGTGTCCGGCCTGATCATGCTGGTCAAAAACAAAGGCCGCGACATCGGCATTTTGCGCACGATTGGTCTCACTGAGGCCTCCGTTTTGCGGATCTTTTTCATCTGCGGTTCGCTGACGGGGGTGGTCGGTACGCTGTTTGGTGTGCTTATTGGCGCGCTGTTTGCCATCTACATTGATCAAATCATGTCTTTTGTGAATTGGATGAATGGCGGCGGCGCGTGGGACCCGTCGATCCGGGGCATCTATGCGCTGCCGGCCGAACTACGCGCGGCGGATGTTCTCAAAGCCGTGTCGCTCTCGCTTGGCCTGTCTTTTGTGGTCACGATTTTCCCGGCGCGCCGTGCCGCGCGAATGAACCCGGTGGAGGCGCTGCGGTATGAATAA
- the ppk2 gene encoding polyphosphate kinase 2: MTTTVKAVPAAVKNEPVAGQEGMTAETMPAAANETAHETTAEPTTRGGPKTFPTVTPDKIRAAFETGTYPYRKKMTRVEYETTKVALQAELLKAQIWAQENGEKFVLLFEGRDAAGKGGTIKRFMEHMNPRHARVVALNKPTDEERGQWFFQRYVEHLPTSGEFVLYDRSWYNRAGVERVMGFCTPNDYLEFMRQTPEFERMLTRSGIRLYKYWFSVTQAEQQRRFAARENDPLKQWKLSPIDKASLDKWDDYTEAKEAMFFYTDTADAPWTIVKSNDKKRARVECMKHFLSTIDYPDKDMELIGQPDPLIVGNAGHVVHRADHILGTALHPDARRGRNGKV; this comes from the coding sequence ATGACGACGACTGTAAAAGCTGTGCCTGCCGCTGTGAAAAATGAACCTGTGGCGGGGCAGGAGGGTATGACCGCCGAGACCATGCCAGCGGCGGCGAATGAGACGGCGCATGAGACGACGGCGGAGCCGACCACACGCGGCGGGCCGAAAACATTTCCAACCGTGACGCCGGACAAAATCCGGGCGGCCTTTGAGACCGGGACATACCCCTACCGCAAAAAGATGACGCGGGTGGAATACGAGACCACGAAAGTCGCACTTCAGGCCGAGCTTTTGAAGGCGCAGATTTGGGCGCAAGAGAATGGCGAAAAATTCGTGTTGTTGTTTGAAGGCCGCGATGCTGCGGGCAAGGGCGGCACGATCAAACGGTTCATGGAGCACATGAACCCGCGCCACGCCCGTGTGGTGGCGCTCAACAAACCGACCGACGAAGAGCGCGGTCAATGGTTTTTCCAACGCTATGTTGAACATCTGCCGACCTCGGGCGAATTCGTGCTCTATGACCGCTCTTGGTACAACCGGGCGGGCGTGGAACGGGTGATGGGATTTTGCACGCCGAATGATTACCTCGAATTCATGCGCCAGACGCCGGAATTTGAACGGATGCTGACGCGCTCAGGCATCCGGCTTTATAAATACTGGTTTTCGGTGACCCAAGCCGAACAACAACGCCGCTTTGCCGCGCGCGAAAACGACCCGCTGAAGCAATGGAAACTCTCGCCGATCGACAAAGCATCCTTGGACAAATGGGATGATTACACCGAGGCGAAAGAGGCGATGTTTTTCTACACCGACACGGCAGATGCGCCATGGACGATTGTGAAATCCAACGACAAAAAACGCGCGCGGGTGGAATGTATGAAACATTTTCTGTCCACCATCGACTACCCGGACAAGGATATGGAATTGATCGGCCAACCGGACCCGTTGATTGTCGGCAATGCGGGGCATGTTGTGCACCGCGCGGATCATATTTTAGGGACGGCGTTGCATCCGGACGCACGGCGCGGGCGCAACGGCAAAGTCTAA
- a CDS encoding GNAT family N-acetyltransferase, with protein MAEMILRPATRADTEAVTGLVAQAFSIYTPKIGKPPAPVFYDYGSLIETGLVSVACDGAALMGIVYLYDQDDGTAMLDVLAVAEAAQGRGVARQLIARAEDQAREMGARALMVYTNAVMDGPLVIYPKLGFAETHRGESDGYQRVHFRKEL; from the coding sequence ATGGCTGAGATGATTTTACGCCCCGCCACACGCGCGGACACAGAGGCGGTAACGGGTTTGGTGGCACAGGCCTTTTCGATCTACACGCCAAAGATCGGCAAACCCCCGGCACCTGTGTTTTATGACTACGGATCGCTGATTGAGACGGGGTTGGTGAGCGTCGCCTGTGACGGCGCAGCGCTGATGGGCATAGTCTATCTTTACGACCAAGACGACGGCACGGCGATGTTGGATGTTTTGGCGGTGGCCGAGGCAGCGCAGGGACGTGGCGTTGCGCGGCAATTGATTGCGCGGGCCGAAGATCAGGCGCGTGAGATGGGCGCGCGGGCGTTGATGGTCTATACCAATGCGGTGATGGACGGTCCGCTTGTCATCTATCCCAAACTGGGATTTGCCGAGACCCATCGCGGGGAAAGCGACGGGTATCAGCGGGTGCATTTTCGCAAAGAGCTATAA
- a CDS encoding DUF2937 family protein produces MIVKTLTLVGGLFGAAIVSQFPEFSQQYTQRLGGQVDALAVVITDFDASAQKADMTREDALASMGGSVFLENRRRDMRTTFARYDRLSEDLTMLRDASPLERLTMPQRIADVELARTTWDNFVPAMPLSVAGGLSALIGYVAGWGGVFAVLWLLAWPFKRRKSKDGLTF; encoded by the coding sequence ATGATCGTCAAAACACTCACACTTGTGGGTGGCCTGTTCGGGGCTGCCATTGTTTCCCAGTTTCCTGAGTTTTCCCAACAATATACCCAAAGGCTCGGCGGTCAGGTGGATGCCTTGGCCGTTGTGATCACGGATTTTGACGCCTCGGCGCAAAAGGCCGATATGACGCGTGAGGATGCACTGGCCTCGATGGGCGGGTCGGTGTTTTTGGAAAACCGTCGCCGCGATATGCGCACCACATTCGCCCGCTATGATCGCTTGTCAGAAGACCTGACCATGCTGCGCGATGCCTCGCCTCTGGAACGTCTGACTATGCCGCAGCGTATCGCCGACGTCGAATTGGCGCGCACCACCTGGGACAATTTTGTGCCCGCCATGCCGCTGTCCGTGGCGGGTGGCCTGTCCGCGCTGATCGGATATGTTGCAGGATGGGGCGGTGTGTTTGCCGTGTTGTGGCTGTTGGCCTGGCCCTTTAAGCGCCGCAAATCCAAAGATGGGCTGACATTTTAA
- the parE gene encoding DNA topoisomerase IV subunit B, translating to MSDDLLSGQPDPNVKAKASTYDASSIQVLEDMEHVRLRPGMYIGGKDERALHHMVAEIIDNSMDEAVAGHASWIEVELHENGHVSVRDNGRGIPIGAHPKDPSKSALEIIFCTLNAGGKFSGDSYETSGGLHGVGSSVVNALSDHLRVEVAQNKELYAMEFSRGVPQGKLAKIGAAPNRRGTAVTFHPDPEIFGALKLKPARLFAMARSKAYLFSGVEIRWKTAIKDGDTPLEAKFHFPGGLADYLSETMGSATTYAEKPFAGTVSFEKFKAPGKVEWAINWTPARDGFIQSYCNTVPTPEGGTHEAGFWAAILKGIKAYGELVGNKKAQNITREDLTTGAGALVSCFIREPEFVGQTKDRLATTEAQRMVENSVRDHFDNWLAADTKSAGSILDFLVLRAEERLRRRQEKETQRKTATKKLRLPGKLTDCSSKDRVGTELFIVEGDSAGGSAKGARKRETQALLPLKGKILNVLGAASGKLNTNQEISDLCEALGVGMGTRFNVEDLRYEKIIIMTDADVDGAHIAALLMTFFYTQMRPLIDQGHLYLACPPLYRLTQGARRLYVSDDAEKNEWMDKGLGGKGKIDVQRFKGLGEMDAKDLKETTMDPKSRKLIRVTIQEDFPGETADLVERLMGKKPELRYQYIQENAQFVEELDV from the coding sequence ATGTCCGACGATCTCCTTTCCGGCCAACCCGATCCCAATGTCAAAGCCAAAGCCTCCACCTATGATGCCTCCTCCATTCAAGTCCTCGAAGATATGGAGCACGTCCGGCTGCGCCCCGGCATGTATATCGGCGGCAAGGATGAGCGCGCTTTGCATCACATGGTCGCCGAGATCATCGACAACTCGATGGACGAAGCCGTCGCCGGACACGCCTCTTGGATTGAGGTCGAGCTGCATGAAAACGGCCATGTCTCCGTGCGCGACAACGGCCGTGGTATTCCGATTGGTGCGCACCCGAAAGACCCGTCGAAATCCGCGCTTGAAATCATCTTTTGCACACTGAACGCCGGAGGCAAGTTCTCTGGCGACAGCTATGAAACCTCGGGCGGTTTGCACGGCGTTGGCTCCTCTGTGGTCAACGCGCTCTCTGATCATTTGCGCGTCGAAGTGGCACAGAACAAAGAGCTCTATGCCATGGAGTTTTCCCGTGGCGTGCCACAGGGCAAGCTGGCCAAAATTGGTGCGGCTCCGAACCGGCGTGGCACCGCGGTGACATTCCACCCCGACCCCGAAATTTTCGGCGCGCTCAAACTGAAACCCGCCCGTCTTTTTGCCATGGCCCGGTCCAAAGCCTATCTGTTTTCGGGCGTTGAAATCCGTTGGAAAACCGCGATCAAGGACGGCGACACGCCGCTTGAGGCGAAATTCCATTTCCCCGGCGGGCTTGCCGATTACCTCTCTGAGACTATGGGCAGCGCCACCACCTATGCAGAGAAACCCTTTGCGGGCACCGTCTCTTTTGAAAAATTCAAAGCCCCCGGCAAGGTCGAATGGGCGATCAATTGGACGCCTGCGCGCGATGGCTTTATCCAGTCCTATTGCAACACCGTGCCCACCCCCGAAGGCGGCACCCATGAGGCCGGATTTTGGGCGGCGATCCTCAAAGGCATCAAGGCTTATGGTGAGTTGGTCGGCAATAAAAAGGCCCAAAACATCACCCGCGAAGACCTGACCACAGGCGCGGGCGCTTTGGTGTCCTGTTTTATCCGCGAGCCGGAATTTGTCGGCCAAACCAAGGACCGTCTGGCCACCACTGAGGCGCAGCGCATGGTCGAAAACTCCGTGCGCGACCACTTTGACAACTGGCTCGCCGCCGATACGAAATCCGCCGGTTCCATCCTTGATTTCCTCGTGCTGCGCGCCGAGGAACGCCTGCGCCGTCGTCAGGAAAAAGAGACCCAGCGCAAGACCGCGACCAAGAAACTGCGCCTTCCCGGCAAGCTCACCGATTGCTCCTCGAAAGACCGCGTCGGCACAGAATTGTTCATCGTCGAGGGCGACTCTGCGGGCGGGTCCGCCAAAGGCGCGCGCAAACGTGAAACGCAGGCGCTGTTGCCGCTCAAGGGTAAAATCCTAAACGTCTTGGGCGCGGCCTCCGGCAAGCTCAACACCAACCAGGAAATTTCTGACCTCTGCGAGGCCTTGGGCGTCGGCATGGGCACGCGCTTTAACGTCGAAGACCTGCGCTATGAGAAAATCATCATCATGACCGATGCGGACGTCGATGGCGCCCATATTGCGGCGCTATTGATGACGTTTTTCTACACCCAAATGCGCCCGCTGATTGACCAAGGCCACCTCTATCTGGCCTGCCCGCCGCTCTATCGCCTGACCCAAGGCGCGCGCAGGCTCTATGTCTCTGATGACGCGGAGAAAAATGAGTGGATGGACAAGGGTCTTGGCGGCAAGGGCAAGATTGACGTGCAGCGGTTCAAAGGCCTTGGCGAAATGGACGCGAAGGATTTGAAAGAGACCACAATGGACCCCAAATCCCGCAAGCTGATCCGGGTGACCATCCAAGAGGATTTCCCCGGTGAAACGGCGGATTTGGTCGAGCGCTTGATGGGGAAAAAACCGGAACTGCGGTATCAGTATATTCAAGAGAACGCGCAGTTTGTTGAGGAATTGGATGTGTGA
- a CDS encoding BRCT domain-containing protein: MANFEVGGAALGRVHRKANDKKFFCYFTGFIQGIVASGGIEPEEVKPLLDQCFEFARNVGDEDAFEIIEDFNAELLEADSLFDAAEYRMRDIDPDCERSALNRFLGFCAGIACDDRITLAETEKVIAFAQEQPSVLEDVGARAVISCCVDAVEDGEISSEESTEICYSISRIVGDCYADTGMSALGSVPVFEEAKIDEILEGTSFVLTGAFTVSPRRILEDAILERGGLVAKSPSGKTDYLVVASEASRDWVQTHKGTKIIKAIQLREKSGQPHFLSEMRLLKILDL, from the coding sequence ATGGCTAATTTTGAGGTTGGTGGGGCTGCCTTGGGGCGGGTCCATCGCAAGGCAAATGATAAAAAGTTTTTCTGCTATTTTACCGGATTTATACAGGGCATTGTTGCGAGTGGCGGAATTGAGCCTGAGGAGGTCAAGCCACTCTTGGATCAATGTTTTGAGTTTGCGAGAAATGTTGGCGATGAGGATGCATTTGAAATAATAGAGGATTTCAATGCGGAACTTTTGGAAGCTGACAGCCTGTTTGACGCGGCTGAATATCGGATGCGAGACATTGATCCGGATTGCGAGCGGAGCGCACTAAATAGATTTTTGGGATTCTGTGCGGGGATTGCCTGCGATGACAGAATTACGCTGGCTGAGACGGAGAAGGTTATCGCCTTTGCTCAAGAGCAGCCATCAGTGTTGGAAGATGTTGGTGCGCGTGCCGTGATATCTTGCTGTGTTGATGCTGTTGAAGATGGAGAAATTTCATCGGAAGAGTCTACGGAAATTTGCTATTCGATCTCACGGATTGTTGGTGACTGTTATGCGGATACAGGCATGTCGGCACTCGGTTCCGTTCCCGTATTTGAAGAAGCAAAAATTGACGAAATACTTGAAGGTACGAGTTTCGTTTTGACCGGTGCTTTCACGGTTTCCCCACGCCGAATTTTAGAGGATGCCATATTGGAACGTGGAGGCCTTGTCGCAAAATCCCCAAGTGGAAAAACAGACTATTTGGTTGTTGCATCTGAGGCCTCACGGGACTGGGTCCAGACCCACAAAGGAACCAAGATCATAAAAGCCATTCAGTTGCGTGAAAAATCAGGGCAGCCCCATTTTTTGTCTGAGATGAGATTGCTCAAAATACTAGACTTGTAA
- a CDS encoding ABC transporter ATP-binding protein, whose translation MNNMLEIKGITKTYNAGKPNQIEVLRGIDLTIARGEVVALTAPSGAGKSTLLHIAGLLDVPDAGTVTIAGQDMTGLGDRRRTAMRRAGVGFIYQFHHLLPEFTALENVVLPQLANAVPVAEAEARALKLLDKVGISRRAQHRPAELSGGEQQRVAFCRALANGPGLLLADEPTGNLDPTTSDLVFDVLMELVRDEGLSALIATHNHELADKMDRVVKLDMGRVV comes from the coding sequence ATGAATAATATGTTGGAGATCAAAGGCATCACCAAGACCTATAACGCTGGCAAGCCAAACCAGATCGAGGTTCTGCGCGGCATTGATTTGACCATTGCGCGCGGTGAGGTCGTGGCCCTGACCGCGCCGTCGGGGGCGGGGAAATCGACGCTTTTGCACATTGCCGGGCTGTTGGATGTGCCGGATGCAGGCACGGTGACGATTGCCGGGCAGGACATGACGGGGTTGGGGGATCGTCGTCGCACCGCGATGCGGCGCGCGGGCGTTGGGTTCATCTACCAATTTCATCACCTGCTGCCGGAATTCACCGCGCTTGAAAACGTGGTCCTGCCGCAACTTGCCAATGCCGTGCCTGTGGCCGAGGCCGAGGCCCGCGCTTTGAAATTGCTCGACAAGGTCGGCATCAGTCGCCGCGCCCAACACCGCCCGGCGGAACTGTCCGGCGGCGAACAACAACGCGTGGCCTTTTGCCGGGCGCTGGCCAATGGGCCGGGGCTTTTGCTGGCCGATGAACCGACCGGGAACCTTGATCCGACGACCTCGGATTTGGTGTTTGACGTGCTGATGGAACTGGTGCGCGACGAGGGCCTGTCGGCGCTCATCGCCACGCACAATCATGAGCTGGCGGATAAAATGGACCGGGTGGTGAAGTTGGATATGGGGCGGGTTGTTTAG
- the proS gene encoding proline--tRNA ligase — translation MRLSRYFLPVLKETPSEAQIVSHRLMLRAGMIRQQAAGIYSWLPLGYKVLKKVEQIVHEEQQRAGHIPLLMPTLQPADLWRESGRYDDYGEEMLRITDRHGRDMLYGPTNEEVITDIFRSYVRSYKDLPLTLYHIQWKFRDEVRPRFGVMRGREFLMKDGYNFDLTVEDAMHAYNRHLVSYIRTYERMGLQAIPMRADSGPIGGDDTHEFLVLADTGESEVFYDVAVTDIKLGKREIDYDSHEACHAVMEEFTSLYARTDETHDAALFEQVPEERRRVARGIEVGQIFFFGTKYSEAMGATVQGPDGKPTPVQMGSHGIGVSRLLGALIEANHDDKGIIWPEGVTPFHVGIVNLKQGDAEADGACEALYKSFEALGLEPLYDDRDERAGGKFATMDIIGLPWRITVGPRGLKNGVVEVTSRRTGESEEMTPELAIAKIAKIYADL, via the coding sequence ATGCGTCTGTCGCGCTATTTTCTCCCGGTACTGAAAGAAACGCCGTCTGAGGCTCAAATCGTCTCGCACCGTCTGATGTTGCGCGCGGGCATGATCCGCCAACAGGCGGCTGGGATCTATTCTTGGTTGCCTCTGGGCTACAAGGTCCTGAAAAAAGTGGAGCAAATCGTCCACGAAGAGCAACAGCGCGCGGGTCACATCCCACTGTTGATGCCGACGTTGCAACCGGCTGATTTGTGGCGCGAAAGCGGCCGCTATGATGACTACGGCGAAGAGATGTTGCGCATCACCGACCGTCATGGTCGCGATATGCTTTACGGGCCGACCAACGAGGAGGTGATCACTGACATCTTCCGCTCTTATGTGCGCAGTTACAAAGACTTGCCGCTCACACTTTACCACATTCAGTGGAAATTCCGCGACGAAGTTCGCCCGCGCTTTGGCGTGATGCGGGGCCGCGAATTTCTGATGAAAGACGGGTATAATTTCGATCTGACTGTTGAAGATGCGATGCATGCCTATAACCGCCATTTGGTCAGCTACATCCGCACCTATGAACGTATGGGGCTACAGGCGATTCCGATGCGTGCCGACTCCGGTCCGATCGGCGGTGATGACACGCATGAGTTCCTCGTCTTGGCCGACACCGGCGAATCCGAGGTGTTTTATGATGTCGCCGTCACCGACATCAAACTCGGCAAACGCGAGATTGATTACGACAGCCACGAAGCCTGTCACGCGGTGATGGAAGAGTTCACCTCGCTTTACGCCCGTACTGATGAAACCCATGACGCCGCCCTGTTTGAACAGGTTCCCGAAGAGCGCCGTCGCGTGGCGCGGGGCATCGAAGTCGGTCAGATTTTCTTCTTTGGCACCAAATATTCCGAAGCCATGGGCGCGACCGTCCAAGGCCCGGATGGCAAACCGACCCCGGTCCAGATGGGGTCGCACGGCATTGGCGTGTCCCGTCTTTTGGGCGCGTTGATTGAGGCCAATCACGACGACAAGGGCATCATCTGGCCCGAAGGCGTGACCCCGTTCCATGTTGGTATCGTCAACCTGAAACAGGGCGATGCGGAGGCGGATGGCGCCTGTGAGGCGCTCTATAAATCCTTTGAGGCGCTTGGGCTTGAGCCTTTGTATGATGACCGCGACGAACGCGCGGGCGGCAAATTTGCCACCATGGACATCATCGGCCTGCCGTGGCGGATCACCGTTGGCCCGCGTGGTTTGAAAAACGGTGTCGTCGAAGTCACCTCGCGCCGCACAGGCGAGAGCGAAGAGATGACACCGGAATTGGCCATCGCGAAAATTGCTAAAATTTACGCGGATTTGTAA
- a CDS encoding DUF983 domain-containing protein gives MTDTTQALSAATSNILSDAVSARAGEREMRPALLRGWKRRCPSCGGGPMMKGYLKVRDECPVCGEELYHHRADDGPAYLTILIVGHLMAPLLGFAFIEFRPDPLVLIAIFATGTVALSLYLLPRFKGAIVAFQWAKRMNGFGDDKA, from the coding sequence ATGACCGACACCACTCAGGCCCTCAGCGCCGCCACCTCAAACATTCTTTCTGACGCCGTCTCGGCGCGCGCAGGCGAACGCGAAATGCGCCCGGCCCTTTTGCGAGGCTGGAAACGGCGTTGCCCCTCCTGTGGCGGCGGGCCAATGATGAAGGGCTATTTGAAAGTCCGCGACGAATGTCCGGTCTGTGGCGAAGAATTGTATCATCACCGGGCCGATGATGGTCCCGCCTATCTGACCATCTTGATCGTCGGTCACCTGATGGCGCCGCTTTTGGGCTTTGCCTTTATCGAATTCCGCCCCGATCCTTTGGTGTTGATCGCCATTTTCGCCACGGGCACCGTCGCCCTGTCTCTGTACCTCTTGCCCCGCTTCAAAGGCGCGATCGTGGCCTTTCAATGGGCCAAGCGCATGAATGGCTTTGGCGACGACAAAGCCTAA